One Helianthus annuus cultivar XRQ/B chromosome 12, HanXRQr2.0-SUNRISE, whole genome shotgun sequence genomic region harbors:
- the LOC110892550 gene encoding uncharacterized protein LOC110892550, with amino-acid sequence MASPLHPAVTVSNIRQLIPITLDIETGHYTSWSELFKIQCKAFQVYDHLQPRTTPATSSDKDKEKEKPTESWERLDSIVLQWIYATISQDLLHTILKPNTTAFDAWTALANLFQDNKATRTIDLNNKFASTRLD; translated from the coding sequence ATGGCGTCTCCTCTTCACCCCGCAGTCACCGTGTCTAATATCCGACAACTCATCCCGATCACCTTAGACATTGAAACCGGTCACTACACTTCGTGGTCGGAACTCTTCAAGATTCAATGTAAGGCGTTTCAAGTGTACGACCATCTTCAGCCCCGAACCACTCCTGCTACTTCTTCTGATAAAGATAAGGAAAAAGAAAAGCCTACGGAATCATGGGAACGTCTGGATTCGATAGTTCTGCAGTGGATATACGCGACTATATCCCAAGATCTTCTACACACTATTTTGAAGCCGAACACCACTGCCTTTGATGCATGGACTGCTCTCGCCAACCTGTTTCAAGACAATAAAGCAACCCGAACCATTGATCTCAACAACAAGTTCGCTAGTACAAGGCTAGATTAG